TTCTGGTTTTTTGATCCCATGCATGCGGCGATATCAAAGTCTCTGTTCGGCTCAGAAATTTGGGTAGATTttggctctctctctctatatatattttaattttttgtcTGAAAAACGGAGGGGAAAATTTATCCCCACCTGATTGATTGCGAAGGAGAGCAATACAAATTGCCGCTCAAGAAGGTTGTTTTTACAGCAGTTCGGAAATAATAGGCCATATTGGAAACAAAGAGATTACACCTGTTCGAATTATGTCTAGGTTTTAGATTAtctgaattcaaattcgaaatCAATTTTGTGAGTAGCAAATATGTTCTGGTATGCTACTAAATTCCCAGGATGTGGATAATTTTGAACTATAAGTAGAATATGATCACGGAGTATATTCATCAAAGGAATCAGTGAAATTGTTCATTGCTTGCTATCCCTTATCTATTACATATACATATCTCTGCAGTTTCTCATCAGCTATTTGGTTCTCCTCTGCAGTGAAAATTTGTTGTGCTAATGGAGTCCAAGGGTGGCAAAAAGAAGTCTAGCAGTAGTCGTTCCTCCCTGATGTACGAAGCTCCCCTCGGCTACAGCATTGAGGACCTCCGCCCTGCAGGCGGCATCAAGAAGTTTTCCGCTGCTTACTCGAACGTATGTACTGGGTTATCTGCCTTCCTTTTGTCTATACTTGCCACTCTTGTTCATGATTTGGTGCTTACATTGTCAATTATCTCATCTCTTGCAGTGCACGAGGAAGCCATCCTGATAGCCATCTCGTCGATCCATCCTAGTAGCTTAGAAACCACCTGCAATTTCATTTTGATCTTCCTAAATCTCTCTGGCTAGCTGCTTTCTGGTGACCAGATTTCAAGAAACTGCCTCCTGTCTTCCTTGGTTGTCTGTCATCTTGCTCTGGAACAATGGCAGTCCTGcaaggtgctgctgctgcccctccCCCGGTCTCTGCAATTGGGTTTGAGGGATATGAGAAGCGCCTTGAGATCAGCTTCTCTGAGGCATCTGTCTTCGCTGATCCCAATGGAAGGGGACTGCGTGCTCTCCCGCGTGCCCAGATTGACTCTGTCCTTGACCTTGCACGGTGCACCATAGTGTCTGAGCTCTCAAACGAGGACTTTGACTCTTATGTCTTATCTGAGTCAAGCCTGTTTGTGTACCCCTACAAGGTTGTGATCAAGACCTGCGGGACTACCAAGCTTCTGCTTGCCATTCCGAGGATTCTTGAGCTTGCTGAGGAGCTCTCACTGCCGCTTGCTGCTGTTAAATACTCACGTGGGACATTCATATTCCCTGATGCACAGCCATCCCCACACAAGAACTTTGCTGATGAAGTTGCCCTCCTGAACCGCTACTTTGGCGGTCTCAAGTCCGGTGGCAATGCTTATGTGATTGGAGATCCTGCAAAGCCTGGGCAGAAGTGGCACATCTACTATGCCACTGAGCATGCTGAGGAGCCTGTTGTTACTCTGGAGATGTGCATGACTGGGCTGGACAAGAAGAAAGCTTCCGTCTTCTTCAAGACCTCCGCAGATGGCCACACCTCCCGTGCTAAGGAGATGACCAAGCTTTCTGGTATCTCGGACATCATCCCGGAGATGGAGATCTGTGACTTTGACTTTGAGCCCTGCGGCTACTCCATGAACGCCATCCATGGCCCTGCTTTCTCGACCATCCATGTGACCCCCGAGGATGGCTTCAGCTATGCAAGCTACGAGGTCATGGGCTTGAACCCGTCCTCCTTTGCTTATGGCGATCTGGTTAAGAGGGTGCTGCGGTGCTTCAGCCCGTCTGAGTTCTCTGTTGCCGTGACCATCTCTGGTGGGCGTGACAATGCGAAGTCCTGGGGGAAGAAGCTGAATGCCGAATCCTATGCTTGCAGCAACATGGTTGAGCAGGAGCTGCCTGCTGGTGGCTTGCTCATTTATCAGAGCTTCACTGCTACTGATGAAGCCACCACTGGATCGCCGAAGTCT
This window of the Panicum virgatum strain AP13 chromosome 1K, P.virgatum_v5, whole genome shotgun sequence genome carries:
- the LOC120708186 gene encoding S-adenosylmethionine decarboxylase proenzyme-like — translated: MAVLQGAAAAPPPVSAIGFEGYEKRLEISFSEASVFADPNGRGLRALPRAQIDSVLDLARCTIVSELSNEDFDSYVLSESSLFVYPYKVVIKTCGTTKLLLAIPRILELAEELSLPLAAVKYSRGTFIFPDAQPSPHKNFADEVALLNRYFGGLKSGGNAYVIGDPAKPGQKWHIYYATEHAEEPVVTLEMCMTGLDKKKASVFFKTSADGHTSRAKEMTKLSGISDIIPEMEICDFDFEPCGYSMNAIHGPAFSTIHVTPEDGFSYASYEVMGLNPSSFAYGDLVKRVLRCFSPSEFSVAVTISGGRDNAKSWGKKLNAESYACSNMVEQELPAGGLLIYQSFTATDEATTGSPKSVLHGFAGNSAESGELDTPLCWEVDAVDDETEEREVKKMKC